The Deltaproteobacteria bacterium HGW-Deltaproteobacteria-4 genome includes a window with the following:
- a CDS encoding NADH-quinone oxidoreductase subunit G, producing the protein MITLKINGQTVQIEKDATILAAAEKTGIRIPTLCYLKKVSPTGACRICVVDVKGAEKPMASCHTPAEEGMEVTTESPRLSKIRKQVIELLLVNHPLDCPVCDAAGECELQNICYEHDVTTQPFVAEDVNADAITGWPLIEQVPNRCVMCEKCVKVCHEVIGADALCVNLKGDRAFIDKNLAKCEFCGNCVQVCPTGTMISKPFKFQARGWELSKVPSTCTSCGSQCQIELNVKNNRLFRVTSTDGVTCNDGNLCFNGFFGSDYVHSPLRLTAPLLKSGNRQRRVDWDEALNAAATALQSGKVAGIAGNRLTNEEAFLFQHLFHQGLGCNDFDSESRFGIQRAYDLLQTHFGMQGGTFGLDRIAAASAVLVIGADPTAEAPAVDWLTQQACRKNDGKMVVVNARTIKLSQYANVPMTCRPGSEGIVAGALARLILDQGLADSGWLAAKVANLAELRAALAGVNIDQAAAACGVSRALLEEAAELLGRAPSVAIVFGGDIYRESQFAGTIGAILNLALISGALQGESGGLYPIGAGANSQGLLKMGVASDLFPGGQKAPTSGRDLGEILVAIETGEVRTLFVTGANPLAFPESGRWQKALAQLDSLIVQDCLASELTDMAQIVLPGASFVEKSGTVTSSAHKISTLAAAIAPVGSARPDQQILGDLLARIAPAAVLDPVQLAAEVARCSVLSALPSTLRAAPMPLAEPLPSPVLLAGKDLYYAAATNSASAASHVVVPGGYIALNPTDAAGLGVKAGEKLKITSKQGILEGSVHLLATVPAGVCFVPYNCADVNVQAILPSFGSNTETVTLSKA; encoded by the coding sequence ATGATCACTCTGAAGATTAACGGACAGACGGTCCAGATCGAAAAGGACGCCACCATCCTCGCGGCGGCCGAGAAGACCGGCATTCGCATCCCCACCTTGTGCTATCTCAAGAAGGTCTCACCCACCGGCGCCTGCCGCATCTGTGTGGTCGATGTCAAAGGCGCCGAGAAGCCGATGGCCTCGTGCCATACTCCGGCGGAAGAAGGGATGGAGGTCACCACCGAGTCGCCGCGCCTGAGTAAAATCCGCAAACAGGTGATCGAACTCCTCCTCGTCAATCATCCCCTCGACTGTCCGGTCTGCGATGCTGCCGGCGAGTGCGAGCTGCAGAATATCTGTTATGAGCACGACGTTACGACTCAGCCCTTTGTTGCCGAGGATGTCAACGCCGATGCAATCACCGGCTGGCCGCTCATTGAGCAGGTTCCCAACCGCTGCGTGATGTGCGAAAAGTGTGTCAAGGTTTGTCACGAAGTCATCGGGGCCGATGCCCTTTGTGTCAATCTCAAGGGGGATCGCGCCTTTATCGACAAGAACCTCGCCAAGTGCGAATTTTGCGGCAACTGCGTTCAAGTCTGTCCGACCGGGACGATGATTTCCAAACCCTTCAAATTTCAGGCGCGCGGCTGGGAGCTGAGCAAGGTGCCGAGCACCTGCACCAGCTGTGGCAGTCAGTGTCAGATCGAACTCAACGTCAAGAATAACCGTCTCTTCCGGGTGACCTCAACGGACGGAGTGACCTGCAACGACGGAAATCTCTGCTTTAACGGCTTCTTTGGTAGTGATTATGTCCATTCGCCGTTGCGCCTGACCGCGCCGTTGCTTAAAAGTGGCAACCGGCAGCGTCGCGTCGATTGGGACGAAGCCTTGAACGCTGCTGCCACCGCACTGCAAAGCGGCAAGGTCGCCGGTATTGCCGGTAATCGTCTGACCAATGAAGAGGCTTTCCTTTTTCAGCACCTCTTCCATCAAGGACTAGGCTGCAACGATTTCGACAGCGAGTCCAGGTTCGGGATCCAGCGGGCCTATGATCTTCTGCAAACCCACTTTGGGATGCAGGGCGGGACGTTTGGTCTCGATCGCATCGCTGCGGCGTCGGCGGTCCTGGTCATCGGCGCCGATCCGACGGCCGAAGCGCCGGCTGTCGACTGGCTGACCCAGCAGGCCTGTCGCAAAAATGACGGAAAGATGGTCGTCGTCAATGCCCGCACAATTAAGCTCAGCCAGTACGCCAACGTACCGATGACCTGTCGTCCTGGCAGCGAAGGGATCGTCGCCGGCGCTCTCGCTCGCTTGATCCTTGATCAGGGGCTGGCGGATAGTGGCTGGCTCGCCGCCAAGGTTGCGAACCTTGCTGAACTCCGCGCTGCTTTGGCCGGCGTCAACATCGATCAGGCGGCTGCAGCCTGCGGCGTCAGCCGTGCCCTCCTGGAAGAAGCCGCCGAACTTCTCGGGCGCGCCCCTTCCGTTGCCATTGTCTTTGGCGGCGACATCTACCGCGAGTCGCAGTTTGCCGGGACGATCGGTGCCATTCTCAACTTAGCGCTGATCAGTGGTGCCCTGCAGGGTGAAAGTGGCGGTCTCTATCCGATCGGCGCCGGTGCCAACAGCCAGGGGTTGCTGAAGATGGGGGTGGCGAGTGATCTCTTCCCCGGCGGGCAGAAGGCACCGACTTCGGGACGCGACCTCGGCGAGATCTTGGTTGCCATTGAAACCGGAGAAGTGCGCACTCTCTTTGTTACTGGCGCGAACCCCTTGGCCTTTCCAGAGAGCGGGCGTTGGCAAAAAGCTCTGGCTCAACTCGACTCCTTGATTGTGCAGGATTGCCTTGCCTCGGAATTGACTGATATGGCGCAGATTGTCCTCCCCGGCGCCTCCTTTGTCGAGAAGAGCGGTACTGTCACCTCCTCGGCCCACAAGATCAGTACTTTAGCTGCGGCGATTGCCCCTGTTGGCTCCGCTCGCCCCGATCAACAAATTCTCGGTGATCTCCTTGCCCGGATCGCTCCGGCTGCCGTCCTCGATCCTGTCCAGTTGGCAGCGGAAGTTGCCCGTTGCAGCGTTCTTTCCGCGTTGCCCTCGACTTTGCGGGCGGCGCCAATGCCGCTCGCCGAGCCGCTGCCATCTCCAGTCCTCCTTGCCGGTAAAGATCTTTATTATGCGGCGGCGACCAACAGTGCCTCAGCGGCGAGTCATGTCGTCGTTCCCGGCGGCTACATTGCCCTTAATCCGACTGATGCCGCGGGACTTGGCGTCAAGGCCGGCGAAAAGCTCAAAATCACTTCAAAACAGGGGATTCTCGAAGGATCGGTACATCTCCTGGCTACGGTCCCGGCCGGTGTCTGTTTCGTCCCTTACAATTGTGCGGATGTCAATGTGCAGGCGATTCTTCCCTCTTTTGGCTCCAACACTGAAACGGTCACGCTCAGCAAGGCTTGA
- a CDS encoding siroheme synthase, whose protein sequence is MLWPARCRHRSFSDWRVRARDGLSKQRWSLLISFVNWWRLSSLSTEGAGYPIVLRLTGRRCVVIGGGEVARRKVSGLMAAGARVQVIAPHLHPELLALPEIELTCRSFLPDDLRGAFLVFAATNERFVNAEVAAAARQKGVLVNVADDPEGSDFHLPATLSRGDLLVAVSSGGGSPAFAAQLRDQLATELGAEWELFCAVAAALRQKRLTDGEASAYNRAVISDLFAADLPCLLSRKDETTINRLLTQVTGLKITLADLGIHFGKGTT, encoded by the coding sequence TTGCTTTGGCCGGCGAGGTGCCGCCACAGATCTTTTTCCGATTGGAGAGTTCGAGCCCGGGACGGATTGTCGAAACAGCGGTGGTCTTTGCTCATCTCCTTTGTGAACTGGTGGAGGCTGAGCTCTTTGAGCACTGAGGGCGCCGGTTATCCAATTGTTCTCCGCCTTACCGGTCGCCGCTGCGTTGTTATCGGCGGTGGCGAGGTGGCGCGGCGCAAGGTTTCGGGGCTCATGGCCGCTGGCGCCAGGGTTCAGGTGATTGCGCCGCACCTCCACCCGGAATTGCTGGCGCTGCCGGAGATTGAGCTGACCTGTCGTTCTTTTTTGCCGGACGATCTGCGCGGGGCGTTTCTTGTCTTTGCCGCCACCAATGAGCGCTTCGTCAACGCCGAAGTCGCTGCGGCAGCGCGCCAAAAGGGAGTATTGGTCAATGTCGCCGACGATCCGGAGGGGAGTGATTTTCATCTCCCGGCAACTTTGTCGCGCGGCGACCTGCTGGTCGCGGTCAGCAGTGGCGGCGGCAGTCCGGCCTTTGCCGCCCAACTGCGTGATCAACTGGCAACAGAACTCGGCGCCGAGTGGGAACTTTTCTGTGCCGTGGCTGCGGCGCTCCGGCAAAAGCGATTGACAGACGGGGAAGCAAGCGCATACAATCGCGCGGTTATCAGCGACCTCTTTGCAGCCGATCTCCCTTGTCTCCTTTCTCGCAAGGATGAAACAACAATCAACCGCCTCCTCACGCAGGTGACCGGCTTAAAGATAACTCTGGCCGATCTGGGTATTCACTTCGGGAAAGGGACGACATGA
- the cobA gene encoding uroporphyrinogen-III C-methyltransferase has protein sequence MNPGIVYLIGAGPGDPGLITVRGRNCLRRAEVIVYDYLANPVLLCEAPQAKRIYVGKSKGLHHLPQEEINTLLVELARQGKIVARLKGGDPYVFGRGGEEALCLAQAGIPFEVIPGVTAAFAAGAYAGIPLTHRDYTTSLGLFTGHEDPAKKLSTLDWEKLATGVGTLVFYMGMSNLDTIARELIAHGRPALTPVAVIRWATLPAQETLVAPLSEISAVVAAANFKPPAMIIVGEVVALREQLSWFDRKPLFGRTILVTRAAEQAGEFSMILQELGAKVVECPTIRLDPVADPAELDAAISELSTCSWLILTSGNAVRFFFARLAALGLDARAIGRCRVCAVGPRTAAALRTFGIYADLVPPDYKAEGVVDALAPLLGKGEKILFPRVDKARDVIISGLTTRGVEVLAPVLYCNTVPVTPPVDALAALESGGIDAICFTASSTVENLHTILGAAEFHRLLAPLAIASIGPITSQRCAQLGLPVTVEPAEYTLHALAAALVSYYSA, from the coding sequence ATGAATCCCGGTATCGTTTATCTTATCGGCGCCGGCCCCGGCGATCCGGGATTGATTACCGTGCGTGGGCGCAACTGTCTGCGCCGCGCCGAGGTGATCGTTTACGATTATCTTGCCAATCCAGTATTGCTGTGCGAAGCGCCCCAGGCAAAGAGGATCTACGTCGGCAAAAGCAAGGGTTTGCATCATCTCCCGCAGGAAGAGATTAATACCCTGCTGGTCGAGTTGGCCAGACAGGGGAAGATCGTCGCCCGACTCAAGGGCGGGGATCCTTATGTCTTTGGCCGTGGCGGCGAAGAAGCGCTCTGTCTGGCTCAGGCGGGCATCCCCTTCGAGGTGATCCCCGGCGTCACTGCCGCTTTTGCTGCCGGTGCCTATGCGGGAATTCCCCTGACCCATCGCGATTACACTACCAGTCTCGGCCTCTTTACCGGTCACGAAGATCCCGCCAAGAAACTTTCGACCCTCGACTGGGAAAAGCTCGCCACCGGCGTCGGCACCCTGGTCTTTTATATGGGAATGAGCAATCTTGACACCATCGCCAGGGAGTTGATCGCGCACGGTCGCCCGGCGCTGACCCCGGTGGCGGTAATCCGTTGGGCAACCCTCCCTGCACAGGAGACTCTCGTCGCCCCGCTGAGCGAGATTTCCGCGGTCGTCGCCGCCGCAAACTTCAAGCCACCGGCGATGATCATTGTCGGTGAGGTCGTTGCCCTTCGAGAACAGTTGAGCTGGTTTGATCGCAAGCCGCTCTTCGGTCGCACTATCCTGGTGACGCGGGCAGCGGAGCAGGCCGGTGAATTTTCGATGATACTCCAAGAACTTGGCGCCAAGGTGGTTGAATGTCCGACGATCCGTCTCGATCCGGTCGCTGATCCAGCAGAACTCGATGCGGCGATCTCTGAACTGTCGACCTGTTCCTGGCTGATTCTCACTTCGGGGAATGCCGTCCGTTTCTTCTTTGCCCGCCTGGCGGCGCTGGGGCTCGATGCCCGTGCCATCGGGCGCTGTCGGGTCTGCGCTGTCGGTCCCAGGACCGCCGCTGCTCTCCGCACCTTTGGGATTTATGCCGATCTGGTTCCTCCCGACTACAAGGCAGAAGGGGTAGTCGACGCTCTCGCGCCCCTGCTGGGCAAGGGGGAAAAGATTCTCTTTCCCCGGGTCGACAAGGCCCGGGATGTCATTATCAGCGGACTCACGACCCGCGGTGTTGAGGTGTTGGCGCCGGTTCTTTACTGCAATACTGTCCCGGTTACCCCGCCGGTTGACGCCCTTGCCGCCCTGGAGTCGGGCGGGATCGATGCGATCTGTTTTACTGCCTCCTCTACCGTTGAAAATTTGCACACCATCCTCGGCGCGGCCGAGTTCCATCGTCTGCTGGCGCCGCTGGCGATTGCCTCGATCGGGCCGATTACCAGTCAGCGCTGTGCACAACTCGGCTTGCCGGTGACGGTGGAACCGGCAGAATATACACTGCACGCTTTGGCTGCAGCTTTGGTCAGCTATTACTCCGCATAA
- a CDS encoding glutamyl-tRNA reductase, whose translation MNILVVGLSHKTAAVAVRERVAFAPTAMERPLHELLALPAISEAIIVSTCNRVELYATSREPEAAISQMRRFLTSYHSLEAGSLDENLYEYQGEEAIRHVFRVASSLDSMVIGEPQILGQIKTSYGYAAEFKTAGLILNRFLHKAFSVAKRVRTETAIAGNAVSVAFAAVELARKIFGTLEGKNVLLIGAGEMCELAARHFINNGVSQVHVTNRTFERAVKLAEEFKGRAIAFEDFPDHLHQIDIVLTSTGASTFILGPKKIEEVIKQRKNKPMFFIDIAVPRDIDPRVNDVDNVYLYDVDDLQGVIAANLKERHKEAKKAEGIIEEEIESFARWLATLDVVPTIVALRSRFEEIRRAEVDKTFGAALKNLGDKERRSVEALTSAIINKLLHAPITLLKQEQNDDSTDSSVHAVRTLFNLEPPKPEGKLEDLDDSAENP comes from the coding sequence ATGAATATTCTTGTTGTTGGATTGAGTCATAAAACGGCCGCGGTGGCAGTGCGGGAACGGGTCGCTTTCGCGCCGACGGCGATGGAGCGCCCTCTCCACGAACTCCTTGCACTGCCGGCGATCAGCGAAGCGATTATCGTCTCGACCTGTAATCGTGTAGAACTTTATGCCACCAGCCGCGAGCCCGAAGCGGCGATCAGCCAGATGCGGCGTTTTTTGACCTCCTACCACAGTCTCGAAGCCGGGAGTCTCGACGAAAACCTTTACGAATATCAAGGGGAGGAAGCGATCCGTCACGTCTTCCGTGTCGCCTCCAGTCTTGATTCGATGGTCATCGGCGAGCCGCAGATCCTCGGCCAGATCAAGACTTCTTACGGTTATGCAGCCGAGTTCAAGACCGCCGGTCTGATCCTCAACCGCTTTCTCCACAAAGCCTTTTCTGTCGCCAAGCGGGTACGGACCGAGACGGCGATTGCCGGCAATGCCGTCTCGGTCGCCTTTGCCGCTGTCGAGCTGGCGCGCAAGATCTTCGGCACCTTAGAGGGGAAGAATGTCCTGTTGATCGGCGCCGGCGAGATGTGCGAACTCGCTGCTCGCCACTTCATCAATAACGGCGTATCCCAGGTCCACGTCACTAACCGCACCTTCGAACGGGCGGTCAAGCTCGCCGAGGAGTTCAAGGGGCGGGCGATCGCCTTCGAAGACTTCCCCGATCATCTCCATCAGATCGATATAGTCCTCACCTCCACCGGCGCTTCGACCTTTATCCTCGGACCGAAGAAGATCGAAGAGGTGATCAAGCAACGGAAGAACAAGCCGATGTTCTTTATCGACATCGCTGTCCCCCGCGACATCGATCCGCGGGTGAATGATGTCGATAACGTTTATCTTTACGATGTCGATGATCTGCAGGGGGTTATTGCCGCCAATCTCAAAGAACGGCATAAAGAGGCGAAGAAGGCGGAAGGGATTATCGAGGAAGAGATTGAATCGTTCGCCCGCTGGTTGGCGACCCTCGATGTCGTGCCGACGATCGTCGCTCTGCGCAGTCGTTTCGAAGAGATCCGTCGCGCCGAGGTCGATAAAACCTTTGGTGCCGCCCTGAAGAATCTTGGCGATAAGGAGCGGCGCTCCGTTGAGGCTTTGACCTCGGCGATCATCAACAAGCTGCTGCACGCACCGATCACCCTCCTCAAGCAGGAGCAGAATGACGACTCGACCGACAGCTCGGTTCATGCTGTCCGCACCCTGTTTAATCTCGAACCGCCGAAGCCCGAGGGAAAACTGGAAGACCTTGATGACTCGGCTGAAAATCCATAA
- the ccsB gene encoding c-type cytochrome biogenesis protein CcsB gives MSINILLFNVTLLLYLIATILFLVEVSARHFKTAGVARWILWGGFVFHCAALLFRFIEVGHTPVASLYESLSFFAWALVGTFILFDLRYRLAVLGAFFCPLAVILMLVGSAVIIGGVEPQQTNPMLQSKWFPVHVTFAFLGHAVFGVAFAAGIMYLLQERMLKSKRFSALYYKLPSLDVLDSINYKCLSFGFPLMTLGIISGAVWANSAWGGYWRWDPKETWALITWFWYAALLHGRLSIGWRGRRAAIFAIIGFVALVFSFLGVNLLLEGAHTFKSLRGD, from the coding sequence ATGAGCATCAACATCCTCCTCTTTAATGTCACTCTGCTCCTCTATCTTATCGCCACCATTCTCTTCCTTGTCGAGGTTTCCGCCCGCCACTTCAAAACCGCCGGCGTTGCCCGCTGGATCCTCTGGGGAGGTTTTGTTTTTCATTGTGCGGCCCTCCTTTTTCGTTTTATCGAGGTCGGGCACACACCGGTCGCCAGTCTCTATGAATCCCTTTCCTTCTTCGCCTGGGCGCTGGTCGGCACCTTTATCCTTTTCGATCTGCGTTATCGTCTGGCGGTTCTCGGCGCCTTTTTCTGCCCGCTGGCGGTGATCCTGATGCTGGTCGGCAGTGCGGTGATCATCGGCGGGGTCGAACCGCAGCAGACCAACCCGATGCTGCAGAGCAAGTGGTTCCCGGTGCACGTCACCTTTGCCTTTCTCGGCCACGCCGTCTTCGGCGTCGCCTTTGCCGCCGGTATCATGTACCTTCTGCAGGAGCGGATGCTCAAGAGCAAACGCTTCTCGGCCCTGTATTACAAGCTCCCCTCCCTCGATGTCCTCGACAGCATCAACTACAAATGCCTCAGTTTCGGTTTTCCGCTCATGACCCTGGGAATTATCTCCGGCGCGGTCTGGGCCAATTCCGCCTGGGGCGGCTACTGGCGCTGGGATCCCAAGGAGACCTGGGCACTGATCACCTGGTTCTGGTACGCGGCGCTGCTACACGGGCGTCTCTCCATCGGCTGGCGCGGCCGCCGTGCCGCCATCTTCGCCATTATCGGCTTTGTTGCCCTCGTTTTCAGCTTTCTGGGAGTTAATCTCCTCCTCGAAGGCGCCCACACCTTCAAATCACTTCGTGGGGACTAA
- a CDS encoding hydroxymethylbilane synthase, with the protein MARKLLRIGTRASQLALWQANWVQAELNKRYPEMEVTLTKIKTQGDKILDVPLAMVGGKGLFVKEIEEAMLRDEIDIAVHSMKDVPTIFPAGLGLRCITEREDPRDILILAPGITSFMDLPHGARIGTSSLRRKSQLLHLRPDFVMVDIRGNVETRMRKLTEDDLGAVVLAAAGMNRLGFAKQISEYLSTDLSIPAIGQGALGIESRIADTEINELIDFFNHAPTAWAVKAERAFLRRLEGGCQVPIGAFGSVDSGILTLTGFVSDVEGTQMLKKTVTCPVEAAEATGISLGDDLLILGAGKILNEVYQHETFNVNREDV; encoded by the coding sequence ATGGCAAGAAAACTCCTGCGTATCGGTACCCGCGCCAGTCAACTCGCACTCTGGCAGGCCAACTGGGTTCAAGCCGAACTCAACAAGCGTTATCCGGAGATGGAAGTCACTCTGACCAAGATCAAGACGCAAGGGGACAAGATCCTTGATGTGCCGTTGGCGATGGTCGGTGGCAAAGGTCTCTTTGTCAAAGAGATCGAAGAAGCGATGCTGCGCGACGAGATCGATATTGCCGTCCATTCGATGAAGGACGTGCCGACAATCTTTCCGGCCGGGCTCGGGTTGCGCTGTATCACCGAGCGCGAAGATCCCCGTGATATCCTCATTCTTGCCCCCGGCATCACCAGCTTCATGGACCTGCCGCATGGCGCCCGCATCGGCACTTCGTCGTTGCGCCGCAAGTCGCAGCTCCTCCATCTCCGACCTGACTTTGTCATGGTCGATATCCGCGGCAATGTCGAGACGCGCATGCGCAAACTGACCGAGGATGATCTCGGTGCCGTCGTTCTTGCCGCCGCCGGGATGAATCGCCTCGGCTTCGCGAAGCAGATCAGCGAATACCTGTCGACCGACCTGTCGATTCCGGCCATTGGTCAGGGCGCCCTCGGCATCGAGAGCCGGATCGCTGATACCGAGATCAACGAGCTCATCGACTTCTTCAACCATGCGCCGACCGCTTGGGCGGTCAAGGCCGAGCGCGCCTTCCTGCGCCGGCTCGAAGGGGGCTGCCAGGTTCCGATCGGCGCCTTCGGCTCAGTTGACAGCGGAATTCTCACCCTCACCGGTTTCGTTTCTGATGTTGAAGGGACGCAGATGCTGAAAAAAACCGTGACCTGTCCGGTCGAAGCAGCGGAAGCGACCGGTATCTCGCTGGGGGATGATCTTCTCATTCTCGGCGCCGGCAAGATCCTCAACGAGGTCTATCAGCACGAAACTTTTAACGTGAACCGGGAAGATGTCTGA
- a CDS encoding dihydropyrimidine dehydrogenase subunit A, with protein sequence MSQVVFSSWGRKVVDHRVSGGDADLASLKLKLSDTYLEQGKVGAFFGWDGIIVLDRTTDIVAMAAEYMTRVQEKYCCAKCTPGKRGTRILQDTLTRIVSGQGQEADLGTIEEVGDLLQSCKCTLCMTSVIPVLDTVKHYRADYLAYIRGERTLQPAKAYKEKLTAPCMDRCPAHIDIPAYIEEIKNYRFDDSLGAIRRNMPIPAVCGRVCPHPCEKACRRALVDEPVSIMVLKRVAADHEWMHHKQPPMVAKAPTGKKVIVVGAGPAGLTCAFYLALEGHKVKIIDMLGEPGGTVAVGIPDYRMPRHLLRRDAEIIASLGVEVEYGVKLGRDVSLKQLKEEYDAVFLGTGAFKSKPMGVEGEDAGYEGFSPGGIHYLRAVALGEPIVTPKRVIVVGGGNTAIDCVRVALREGCEDSILVYRRTRKEMPAEPYEVDDAEEENVQFEFLRNPTRLIAENNKVVGVEVVVMALGEPDASGRRSPKPVPGSEYVIPCDLVIPAIGQDPDLDYLGPEDFGIKMTKWSSIVTKGGTMMTDCAGVFAGGDCEYGAMTVVVAVGHGRRAARAMHRYLSEGKAYLDDEDAMEDIVNNFGAFDPNENVGIIGHLHREHQPKINGAERAKNYDELELAMPESQAVREAERCLRCYRVGMVAVA encoded by the coding sequence TTGTCTCAGGTTGTTTTTTCCAGTTGGGGTCGCAAGGTTGTCGATCATCGAGTGAGCGGCGGTGATGCCGATCTTGCTTCGCTCAAGCTGAAGTTGAGCGATACTTATCTTGAACAGGGGAAGGTTGGCGCTTTCTTTGGTTGGGACGGGATCATTGTCCTCGATCGCACTACCGACATTGTCGCCATGGCCGCCGAATATATGACGCGGGTGCAGGAGAAGTATTGCTGCGCAAAATGTACCCCGGGTAAACGTGGTACGCGGATTTTGCAGGATACGCTGACGCGGATTGTCAGCGGCCAGGGGCAGGAGGCTGATCTCGGCACCATCGAAGAGGTCGGCGATCTCCTGCAAAGCTGTAAATGTACCCTGTGTATGACTTCGGTCATCCCGGTCCTTGATACGGTCAAGCATTATCGCGCTGATTATCTCGCCTACATTCGCGGTGAGCGGACGTTGCAGCCGGCCAAGGCCTATAAGGAGAAGTTAACCGCTCCTTGTATGGATCGCTGCCCGGCTCATATCGACATCCCCGCTTATATCGAAGAGATCAAAAATTACCGTTTTGACGATTCTCTTGGGGCTATCCGTCGCAACATGCCGATCCCGGCGGTCTGCGGCCGCGTCTGTCCGCACCCCTGCGAAAAGGCCTGTCGCCGCGCCCTTGTCGACGAACCGGTCAGTATCATGGTCCTCAAGCGGGTCGCTGCCGACCACGAATGGATGCATCACAAACAGCCGCCGATGGTTGCCAAGGCGCCAACCGGCAAGAAGGTGATTGTCGTCGGCGCCGGCCCTGCCGGCCTCACCTGCGCTTTCTATCTTGCCCTCGAAGGGCACAAGGTCAAGATTATCGACATGCTCGGCGAGCCGGGCGGCACTGTGGCGGTCGGTATCCCGGACTACCGGATGCCGCGTCATCTGCTGCGCCGCGATGCCGAGATTATTGCCAGTCTCGGTGTTGAGGTCGAATACGGCGTCAAGCTTGGTCGTGATGTCTCCCTCAAGCAGTTAAAAGAAGAATATGATGCGGTCTTCCTCGGCACCGGCGCCTTCAAGTCTAAACCGATGGGTGTCGAAGGCGAAGATGCCGGCTACGAAGGCTTCTCCCCCGGCGGTATCCACTACCTGCGGGCCGTCGCCCTGGGTGAGCCGATTGTCACTCCGAAGCGTGTTATCGTTGTCGGCGGCGGGAATACAGCTATTGACTGCGTCCGCGTTGCCCTGCGTGAAGGGTGTGAAGATTCGATCCTCGTTTACCGCCGCACCCGCAAGGAGATGCCGGCCGAACCGTATGAGGTCGATGATGCCGAGGAGGAGAACGTCCAGTTTGAATTCCTGCGTAATCCGACCCGCCTGATCGCTGAAAACAACAAGGTTGTCGGCGTTGAGGTGGTGGTCATGGCTCTCGGTGAACCGGATGCGTCCGGCCGTCGCAGTCCGAAGCCGGTCCCCGGCAGCGAATATGTTATCCCCTGCGATCTTGTCATCCCCGCCATCGGTCAGGATCCCGATCTCGATTATCTCGGGCCGGAAGATTTCGGCATCAAGATGACGAAGTGGAGCAGTATCGTTACCAAAGGCGGCACGATGATGACCGACTGCGCCGGGGTCTTTGCCGGCGGTGACTGCGAGTACGGTGCCATGACTGTCGTCGTTGCCGTCGGACACGGACGTCGCGCCGCCCGCGCCATGCATCGTTACCTCTCCGAAGGGAAAGCTTATCTCGACGACGAGGATGCCATGGAGGATATCGTCAACAACTTTGGCGCCTTCGATCCGAACGAAAATGTCGGGATTATCGGCCACCTGCACCGCGAACATCAGCCGAAGATCAATGGCGCCGAACGGGCGAAGAATTACGATGAGCTCGAACTCGCCATGCCGGAAAGCCAGGCGGTGCGCGAAGCCGAGCGCTGTCTGCGTTGCTATCGCGTCGGAATGGTGGCGGTCGCCTGA
- a CDS encoding ribulose-phosphate 3-epimerase — MIKISPSILSADFSRLGEEIRAIDVGGADYIHVDVMDGHFVPNITIGPLVVDAVRKITAKPLDVHLMIENPDRYIPDFARGGADLITVHQEAVPHLHRTIQLIKSLGKKAGVSINPATPVASLDVILDDLDLVLLMSVNPGFGGQSFIPATLAKIAALRQRIEERGLCVEIEVDGGVKVENIGRIAAAGADVFVAGSAVFSTPDYGQTISLLRQNAIEGGGR; from the coding sequence ATGATTAAAATCTCTCCCTCGATCCTTTCTGCCGACTTTTCCCGTCTTGGTGAAGAAATCCGCGCCATCGATGTTGGCGGCGCCGACTATATCCATGTCGATGTTATGGATGGCCATTTTGTGCCGAATATTACTATCGGCCCACTGGTGGTCGATGCGGTGCGCAAGATCACGGCTAAACCTCTCGACGTCCATCTGATGATCGAAAATCCTGACCGCTACATCCCCGATTTTGCCAGGGGCGGAGCTGATCTGATCACTGTCCATCAGGAAGCTGTGCCGCACCTGCACCGCACGATTCAACTGATCAAGAGTCTCGGCAAGAAGGCCGGAGTTTCGATCAATCCGGCAACGCCGGTTGCGTCTCTCGACGTTATCCTCGACGACCTCGATCTCGTCCTGCTCATGAGTGTTAATCCCGGTTTCGGCGGCCAGAGTTTTATCCCTGCGACCCTTGCCAAGATTGCCGCTCTGCGCCAGCGCATTGAAGAGCGAGGCCTGTGTGTAGAGATAGAAGTCGATGGCGGCGTCAAGGTTGAGAATATCGGTCGCATTGCCGCTGCCGGGGCTGATGTCTTTGTCGCCGGCAGTGCTGTCTTCTCCACCCCGGATTATGGGCAAACCATATCTCTGCTGCGGCAAAATGCCATAGAAGGGGGAGGGAGATGA